From the genome of Faecalibacterium prausnitzii:
CGTAATCGGTCTGTGGCAGAACGAGGGGCTGGTGGTTGTAGCCGTGGAAGCCCACCTCCCCGCCCTGCCGCAGCAGCAGCCCGCCAAAATAGCGGAACGGCTGGGTATCGCTCTGGCGGAGGGGCGGGGAGGTGGTGTCGTCCTCATAGTTCTCGATCATGACGCCCGTGTACCGGATGCCGAACCGCTCGGCCAGCTGGACGAGGTCCGGCCACCAGACCTTGGCGTAGAAATCCGCGATGCTCAGGCCGTAATCCTGCCGGATGTACTGGCCGTCGCCCTCCGGCACCGGCGAGGGAAAGTCGTCCAGAAAAAAGACGGCGCTGTTGAGCACCGGGTAGGCGCAGGCCTCCCCCAGCAGGCTGTACGAGGCCGCATAAAAGCCTCGCATGACCTTGTCGTAGACGCCGATGTTGTCCACCACCACCCGGCCCTTGCCGAGTTCGGTGCTCCAAATCAGCGGGACGCCCTCGTCCCCGGTGACGGCATACACCGCCGCATCGTCTCGCAGCTGCACCGCCATGGAGGATTCGAACGGGTCGCTCAGCTCATACCGCTGCCCGCCGCCCAGCAGGAAGCCCTCGGCCGGCACGATGCTCTCGGCCGTTTTGCAGTTCCACGCCGAGGCCAGCACCCCAAGTTTCTGGGCCACCACATCGAACGCCCCGCACTTTTCGGGCGTCATCGCAAAGAGGACATTGCCGCCCTGCTCCACCCAGTCCATCAGGTCGAGCAGGCGCAGGCCCAGCGGCTCGAAGTTCGGCACCAACACCACGATGGTCTCGTAGTTTTCAAAGGCCGGAAGTGCTTCCGGGGCGGTGTCGGCAAGGTCTGCGGCCTCGGCGGGGACCTTCATATCCTGCAGGATCTGTTCCAACTGTTCTTTTGCCTCTGCCACGCTCACCTGGCGGCTGTCGCAGAGCAGCAGGCAGACGGGGGCCTGCCCCGCCAGTGCTTCTTCCTTGGTCAGGGCATGGTCGAGCGCCCCGATCTGAACATGGGCCGCGGTGTACTGCACCCCGCTGCGCTCCGCAAACAAAGCTCCTGCCAGCAACAGGAACACCAGCCAGACCAGCAGCAGCCTGCCCCACCGGAACCGCCCCTTCCACAGCCGGTTCATGCGGCACCTCCTTTCCAGAACGCCAGTTCCTGCCGCCCCGCAGCGCTCAGGTAGACCTGGGTGCGCTCCATCTGCTGCAGGATGCTCCGCACTTCGGCACCGCTTTTCCGGGCGGCGGCGCTGCGCAGCCGCAGCAGCCAGGGCGTTTCCCGCACCGGCCAGCGGCGGACCAGCTCTTCGAGCGTCTGCTCCGCAGCCTTGTATTCCTGCAATTGCAGCTGCACCTCTGCCAACCGGCAGCCGAGGCTGTAGCCCTCCTCTCTGGGGCTGTCGGCCAGCTGCAGCTTGAGCAGCCGCTCCAGCTGTCGGCGCTGCAGTTCGGCTGCGCGGCCCTGCGCCAGCCCCAGCTTCAGCGAGCGTTCCAGCGCGTTGGCGTAAGCCGCCAGCACCTCCCGGTCATTCGGGTCGTCGGCAAAGCGGCGGGCGTCCTGCTGCAAGGCAAGGTCCGCCTGCTTGGAGATCTGTGCCATGGCCGTGGCCGCGTAGTGCACCACCTCGCTGTCGTCGTTCATGCGGGCCTGCTGCAGCAGGTCGTAATACTGCACCGGGTCCTCTGTGAGCACCGACAGGATCAGCTTCCGCCGCTGCTCGGCGGTGTCCAGGATCAGTGCCTCTTCCAGCGGCACCGTTGCCGCCGTGCCGGCCCGGTCTTCGACCCGGATGCTGCGGTGGAGCTCATCGTCTACCCGCAGTTTTTCCACAAGGTCTGCGTGCAGTCCGTTCCGTCTCATACCCGCACCTCCTGCTTTGCTGCGGGCTTCGTTCCGGCCCGCACCATGGCCGTTTCGGCCAGCCCGCAGAGGATGCGGAACATGTTCTGGTAATAGAGCGACATCTGCTCCCCTGCCGCATCGTGCAGCAGGATCAGCGCCCGCAGCTCCCCGTTTTCCCGCACGGCCGCGCCGAACATGGGCAGGCCGGGCGTCAGTTCCCGGTTCACCCACAGCCCGTCCTGCTCGATGCCACGCAGCACCGGGCCAAGGCCCGTGCCTTCCAACAATTGCGGGCAGCGGGCGGCAAAGTCCGCGCTGCAGGCGGCCCGCCGGGCCAGATGCCGCCGGGCGTCCACGCGGTAGACCGCCGCGCTGTGATTTTCGAGCACATCTTCCAGCACCTCCACGATCTTCCGGGGCAGCTCCTGCGCCGGGGCCGCGTCCAGTGCTTTGGTCACGGCATACACCTTGCCGAAGCTGTCTCTCCGGCCCAGGATCTGCCGCCGGAACGAGCGCTTGTCCTCCAATGTATCCTGATACAGCTGCCGCACGAACCGCAGCCGCTCTTCCAGCAGTTTCCGCTCCTCCTCGGCAAAGCGGAGGTCCTCGGCGCTGCGCAGCTGCACATAGCCGCACACCGCCCCCACCACGAAATACACGAGGAAGGCCAGCCAGTTGGACGGCTCGTAGAAGAGCAGCAGCGGCGACGCGCCCTCTGCCCAATAGCCCGCCGCCAGCGAGAGCGACGCCAGAAACGCCGCCGCCACGCCTGCGTTCAGGCCGTAGACATCGGCGATGAGCACGATGAACGCCAGCCGGAAATCCACCACCCGGAACTGCGCCTGGGTGCTGGTCATCCGCACCAGCAGTTCGGATACGCCCCAGGCCCCC
Proteins encoded in this window:
- a CDS encoding DUF2194 domain-containing protein, with amino-acid sequence MNRLWKGRFRWGRLLLVWLVFLLLAGALFAERSGVQYTAAHVQIGALDHALTKEEALAGQAPVCLLLCDSRQVSVAEAKEQLEQILQDMKVPAEAADLADTAPEALPAFENYETIVVLVPNFEPLGLRLLDLMDWVEQGGNVLFAMTPEKCGAFDVVAQKLGVLASAWNCKTAESIVPAEGFLLGGGQRYELSDPFESSMAVQLRDDAAVYAVTGDEGVPLIWSTELGKGRVVVDNIGVYDKVMRGFYAASYSLLGEACAYPVLNSAVFFLDDFPSPVPEGDGQYIRQDYGLSIADFYAKVWWPDLVQLAERFGIRYTGVMIENYEDDTTSPPLRQSDTQPFRYFGGLLLRQGGEVGFHGYNHQPLVLPQTDYAGLYDYNPWPSADAIVAAMDELTAFQRAVLPYAAGSVYVPPSNILSASGRAVLGQRVPQVRTIASSYLEDGTDLPYVQEFGVAADGIVEEPRIVSGGMVNEPYMQLAALSELNFHFVSTHFMHPDDLLDVDRGAAEGWEVYKGGLERYLTWLSTAAPGLRMQTASECAGAIQRFSGVNVTLQSAADAWTLTLGNFTDEAWLLFRANERVPGRVTGGQLTCLTGKLYLLKAENAVVTIERKEG